In the Raphanus sativus cultivar WK10039 unplaced genomic scaffold, ASM80110v3 Scaffold1714, whole genome shotgun sequence genome, AAATACCAAATATAGGAAGATATTCAATCTTTTACTaagtgttataaaaaaaaaaaaatcaatctgaTACTAATGATAGTAAATTATTGATGGAATTAAAACTACCGAAAATGTGACAAAAAACAGAGATTGGTGTGaggtatttatatatatatatatatatatatatatatatatatatatatataaatgagcTATACATAGCAACAATTTTCagctaaaaaaataataaaactgtATCAAAagtcttttaaaatataaaaaaatgctgaatgttgttgataaaaatataactaactTTCGATTATATAAAAATGTCCGAAGGGATTTACAAAAGGAACTATATTTTTAAGCTTTTCATAGTTTCTCATTTAAAAACATATCtaatattaatgttttgtaaattaaggaaaaaaagttacagaaaaaaatgaGGGGCCGACTTTCTTTTGTCGCTTGTAACTCTATAAATGTACCGGCTCTGTCACTAACCCTCTCATTTTTGTGAAACATAAGATATACGTCTTAGGACGCTTTTGAGGAGCATATTGGGTCCTATGAAAATGGTGAAACATCGCTCGAGGAACTTACTCAAAAGTATTGGGTGATCGTGTAGAGACGGTTCCTGGAGACAAGATGTCCTCTATATTCGCCGAGAAGAAAGATTACCATGGAAAGAAATGGTATGGtgttctcaaaaagaaaaagcgGTATGGAACAACGAGCTCGACGGCCTTCTACGTCAAACGAGTTCTAGAGATAACCAAAGAAGCGGCTGTTCATGCTCTTGAAGGGACCTTCTACGAGCTATATCACTCAGGCGGCCGCAAAGTCACATTTGACATCATCGAAGCATAAAGCATCCATGGGTCACactagtaaactaaatatatgtCTAAAACAATAGAAccataaattatgttttaatatattgttGTCTTCTTGAGTGTGGTATTGgtatttaaaacaataaaacataaattatgttttaatatatattgttgtcTTCTTGAGTGTGGTATTggtataaaaatgtttaaaacaatagaacatttaaattatatttttttaatatactcttttgtgtgttttagatttgtgtataaaatatatataaaaggtgGGAAAAAGACATTAGACATTACGCCCTTCTAAGCAAATTGTTTTTCTTAAGGAGGCTTTTTTTTCCGAATCATGTTTCTAAGTTGTATTCtatcatatatacataatacatgTATTAGGTCAGATAACATTGATGTTTAATTAAAAGTTGAAATTGAGccaggaaaagaaaaaaaataacaacttgCTTTTGTGAGAATTGTTTTATGTTTGTGAGCGTTGCTCTTGAGTGTGACATCTATGTGATTCTCTTAGACCACAAAAGAACATCAGTTTCTAAAGTAGTCTGGTAGTCTGGGTTTGCATCTGGTTAGTTGTTTGATTTCTTTTGGTTTCGGCCACCTAACCGAGCCCAATCCTAggcttttaaaactaaaaagcccaaaaaaattagttttgttttgataattaaataTCAGTTATATAAGACcggtttttaaaaaatcaaagcCAAATCTCTTTATGTTTTAACTAATAGATGATGagccgtttgccgtcaaaaaaaaaaaaaacaaatagatgATGATGTGAAAAGAGAAACAACAATAACTAGCTAAGATGAGAAGCGATTAAGCCGTTTCTATAATCAAACACTTGGATAGAAGCAGATTGTGATGATAAATCAGGATTAATCCATCCTTCCCTTTAGGATCCTCTCTTTAATCTCCGTTGGTGTTCTGCAACATAGACCAATAGAGTATATTTAGATGTAATGTGATTACATTATATatgtggaaaaaaaaacacagaagaAATTGGAAAACTTACACAACGTAGACATGCCCTCCCCAACCACTCAGACAATCACGGTCAACTGACGACAGAAGTGCTTGTGAAATTGTCTCGAACAGTTCCTCGGCTTCCTGAAAAAATTCCAGTATGTTAAGCCAGAGTCTTGAGACATAGTATAGAACAATGGGAGGATGGCTAAcaagataaaattttgaacacCTCATAGTACCAAAAGGACAACCTGAAGATATCCAACAGAACAGTAATGGTATTCTGTTTCCTATGGGCATAAGCAACCTGGCTTTTCACACAAATTCAAGATTCTACATTTACATAGACTACCACTGAAACTTAACCTAACAAACTAAACCGTGGTAATTAAAGAATTCGCATCGAATGGATTCAGtaataatgaacaaaaaaaaaacacagatgATAAAGTTGCTAGTAGACAAACCATGTCTGGCTTGTACATTGCTTCACAGGCTCCATACAGTGATTCTGAAGCAGTTCCAGATACAACGAAATCTTTAGCCAACTCCCTGCAATTTTACAAAATAGAACCACAAGTATTACAACATGTCAGCCATTATATCATGCTGAAGAACTGTCATCTCGAACAGGCCTTCTCTAAACAGCAAACGAAATGAAACTGAGTGAAACTAACAAACATAGTAAGTAGTTATGAACATAGCCGACCATATATGAGTATGAATCATTAGACACACAAGGAAAATAAATGACACTCCACTACGCATCTATACACTGTCTTATACAGTAGTATTACAGCAAGCTTACTTGGCTCCAATGGAGTCCATGGTGCAGATTAAAAGGCTTGTCATCTTCTCCCAATCCAGCAATCACTGGTTGGCATAAGTAAGGACcaaatctaaaaccaaaaaaaaaacattcaaccTGATCATCATCTTTCTAACTAATCAATTTTTTGACAAAGTAGCAAACACACACATCAACAGACCTCTTCTCGTAAAGAATGGCGGAGACGAGGCTAGCGAAAGTCTCAGGCTTCATGTCTCTCTCTTCCGGAGCTGGTACAGCTTATGACGAAACACAAGGCGCTGATACAGCGTTTGACATCGGTGGCGAGGCCAGAGAGGCCGATGAAGACGCGATCGTGGATCTTTGAGATCCTCTGGAAATCGGTGGCGATTGTCTGTAGCTGCACACCGAGCCTCCGATCACTGGCGATGGCGAAGCAGTTCTTCCCCACCATAGCCACCACGGCGCTTCCATTGTACTCGAAGATCTGCACTCACAGCAAGCATCGATTAGTTACCGTTTCTGAAATTCGAATTAGAAACTTGGTGCGATCAAACTTACCGACATCGGAAGAGTTAGGGTTCGGAGAGTGAAGATTGATCGGAGAAGAATTCTGAGACGgaggagatagagagagagagagagtagagtaAAGTCGACCGGTGGCTTGAAGAAACTccagctaattttttttttattgggcCTTTACAGGCCCATGGGCTAGAAGAGTAGTTTTAATGGAGGCATGCCCGGTTAAACCGATTTTAAACCGAGCTATAAGAATTGATTCGGTTTTATTCATTTTGGATGataatttgtaataaaaatctAAACGGTTGGCAGAAGCGGTTTCTTTTAGAGAGAAAATAGAGATCCCTTTGAAATTTTTGTACGTTTGACATTTAATCATGAAAACTACAACCTCTATATAAATAAtagataactagattttgacccgcacgggGTGTGGGtgtatattcaaaaatatattgttatttattttcatgtcaatatcaaagctggataaaaaatttaaatctgaaaaaccaaaccgatcacgatccgaagagtaataccaaacccgaaccaaattgattaaatatctaaattattcaaaatttgatatttagacaaccgaaaccataaccaattcgaacgaagtattttggatatcaaaatgtatccgaaaagaTCTagatacttatatatattaattttttttatgtataaaaacatcaaaaattatacatgatacttttaggttggtttaaatacttgaaaatatataaaaatagtcaaatataaatatctaacatagtagaagtacactcaaaatactaaatatttaaaataatattgatttttgatccaaagtTTAAACtgaaccaatttatatgttaatttagATATTCTCACATATGCTATTcagatatatatacacaatattattttatttatagatttaaagaattcaaatatataatgaattttaaaaaataatttaaatgggttatccgaaccgaactgaacccacaaagatccgaatataattcgaactgaaatttagaaatatctgaatgaggctaaaatctttgatcccggaaaccaaaaaccaaaagaaCCGAAatgaacccgaatggatatctgaacgcccagccgtagtcataattcgaattaaatttagaaatatatgaatgaagtttgaaatctttgactccggAAATCCGAAATCCAAACAGATCTGAGAACCAGAAtagatacctgaacgcccagccctagccattattatgtatcatatatatgtaataataattaattgtattggt is a window encoding:
- the LOC108836412 gene encoding LOW QUALITY PROTEIN: proteasome subunit beta type-3-A (The sequence of the model RefSeq protein was modified relative to this genomic sequence to represent the inferred CDS: inserted 2 bases in 2 codons; deleted 1 base in 1 codon), whose product is MSIFEYNGSAVVAMVGKNCFAIASDRRLGVQLQTIATDFQRISKIHDRVFIGLSGLATDXQTLYQRLVFRHKLYQLXEERDMKPETFASLVSAILYEKRFGPYLCQPVIAGLGEDDKPFICTMDSIGAKELAKDFVVSGTASESLYGACEAMYKPDMEAEELFETISQALLSSVDRDCLSGWGGHVYVVTPTEIKERILKGRMD